One stretch of Akkermansia sp. RCC_12PD DNA includes these proteins:
- a CDS encoding helix-turn-helix domain-containing protein: MTRKMTPCPVETTLQLISSRWKVLIIRDLLEGTKRFGELRKSIGPVTQKVLTANLRAMEEDGLLTRKVYAEVPPRVEYTLTELGYSLHPILASMSRWGKAYQQMDIHQAR; encoded by the coding sequence ATGACTCGCAAAATGACTCCATGTCCCGTCGAGACGACTCTCCAGCTGATTTCCTCCCGATGGAAAGTGCTGATCATCCGGGATTTGCTGGAAGGAACAAAACGATTCGGAGAACTCCGGAAATCCATCGGTCCCGTAACGCAGAAAGTCCTGACAGCCAATCTGCGGGCCATGGAAGAAGATGGCCTGCTCACCCGCAAGGTTTATGCCGAAGTCCCTCCGCGCGTGGAATATACACTTACGGAACTGGGCTACAGCCTGCATCCCATTCTGGCTTCCATGTCCCGCTGGGGAAAGGCCTATCAGCAAATGGACATCCACCAAGCCCGCTAG
- a CDS encoding DUF4091 domain-containing protein, with the protein MIEWIKGRNGTMRWNYANFDKWVSFMINEVGIKGQISCYTMIPWNMKIRYLDEATGKYKFLDLKPNDPSYEAIWGPFLTDFRKHVKSKGWLDKTCIGLDERPDAMVKAAKNVLDKYAPEFKIVSAVNRPTAMTRHVYDVSPVLDHADTVTSDLLAQRKKEGKKTTFYVCVYPKKPNTFTISPLAEAEWLPLFAAANHLDGFLRWAYNSWNRNPFEKTDFGNWPAGDCYLVYPGNLSSLRFEKLRDGLEEFEKVNILRARAAKNPKAKAAVARMDEELSKLFTVERSRGDSHEDDVRKARKIIRKTAEATR; encoded by the coding sequence ATGATCGAATGGATCAAGGGCAGAAACGGAACCATGCGCTGGAACTATGCCAACTTTGACAAATGGGTTTCCTTCATGATCAACGAGGTGGGCATCAAGGGGCAGATATCCTGCTATACCATGATTCCGTGGAACATGAAAATCCGTTATCTGGATGAAGCTACCGGAAAATACAAGTTCCTGGACCTCAAGCCGAACGATCCTTCCTACGAAGCCATCTGGGGACCTTTCCTGACGGATTTCCGCAAGCACGTCAAAAGCAAAGGCTGGCTGGACAAAACCTGCATCGGGCTGGATGAACGGCCGGACGCCATGGTGAAGGCGGCCAAGAACGTGCTGGACAAGTATGCTCCGGAATTCAAAATCGTTTCCGCCGTCAATCGGCCTACCGCCATGACCCGGCACGTGTATGACGTCTCTCCCGTGCTTGACCATGCGGATACGGTCACGAGCGATCTGCTGGCGCAGCGCAAGAAAGAGGGGAAAAAGACGACATTTTATGTTTGCGTCTATCCCAAAAAGCCAAATACCTTTACCATCTCCCCGTTGGCGGAGGCGGAATGGCTGCCTCTCTTCGCCGCCGCCAACCATCTGGACGGTTTTCTGAGGTGGGCCTACAATTCCTGGAACCGCAATCCGTTTGAAAAAACCGACTTCGGCAACTGGCCTGCGGGAGACTGCTACCTGGTTTATCCCGGCAACCTCAGTTCCCTGCGGTTTGAAAAGCTCCGCGACGGGCTGGAAGAATTTGAAAAGGTTAATATCCTGCGCGCCCGCGCCGCGAAGAATCCGAAGGCGAAAGCCGCCGTGGCCCGCATGGATGAGGAGCTTTCCAAACTCTTCACAGTGGAAAGAAGCCGCGGCGATTCCCATGAGGATGACGTGCGCAAGGCCCGTAAAATCATCCGGAAGACGGCAGAAGCCACTAGATGA
- a CDS encoding glycoside hydrolase domain-containing protein, with amino-acid sequence MYACATFFFPLCSVIALTSFVQAQSPDRHPLYEPALVSAGAAGDAGNLFAGAKVTASGHYGNDRPELAVDGQANNAGKYWGCEGVPVWLQVDMGKPRSLSALHVWPYWEGGRIYKYKIEGSEDGKNWKMLADQSSNSIAATSEGVPFKFNPQTVRYVKITFLGNSAGNDKGGHLVEIKGYGPDAALNLQAAAVKDYDRIPWSGAPRQEMLQDAVRLSGWRGERAAGQIAVWSSQAQPQLSASCAGVKNAAGQVIPVRTTMIRYTKGGNRIISDIIGSENGCDLQAGGVRPVWVEVNIPPSAKPGVYKGKVVVSAESGSPVSIPVILEVAPEFLPAPSNWQVHLDLWQHPQAVARWHDVEPWSPEHFALMKPVMKRLADAGQKAITCSLIDEAWNAQTYDWFPPHDRMDQGQKRNHALELCQL; translated from the coding sequence ATGTACGCATGCGCCACTTTTTTTTTCCCTCTGTGCTCCGTTATTGCATTAACGTCTTTTGTTCAAGCCCAGTCGCCGGACAGGCATCCCCTGTACGAACCCGCTCTGGTTTCCGCTGGAGCGGCGGGTGATGCGGGCAATTTGTTTGCCGGGGCCAAAGTCACCGCTTCCGGACATTACGGCAATGACCGTCCGGAACTGGCCGTGGACGGCCAGGCGAACAACGCCGGCAAATACTGGGGCTGTGAAGGTGTTCCCGTCTGGCTTCAGGTAGATATGGGAAAACCCCGCTCCCTTTCTGCACTGCATGTCTGGCCATATTGGGAAGGGGGACGCATTTACAAGTACAAGATAGAAGGTTCGGAGGATGGCAAGAACTGGAAGATGCTGGCAGACCAGTCATCCAACAGCATTGCAGCCACTTCGGAAGGCGTCCCCTTCAAATTCAATCCCCAGACGGTCCGGTACGTCAAAATCACCTTCCTGGGCAACAGCGCCGGCAATGACAAGGGAGGGCATTTGGTGGAAATCAAGGGTTACGGTCCCGATGCCGCTCTGAATCTGCAGGCCGCCGCGGTGAAGGATTATGACCGTATTCCATGGAGCGGCGCTCCCAGGCAGGAAATGCTTCAGGATGCCGTGCGCCTGTCCGGATGGAGGGGCGAACGTGCCGCCGGACAAATTGCCGTTTGGTCTTCCCAGGCGCAGCCCCAGTTGTCCGCCTCCTGCGCCGGAGTAAAAAACGCTGCCGGGCAGGTTATTCCCGTCCGGACCACCATGATACGCTATACCAAGGGCGGCAACAGGATCATTTCTGATATTATCGGTAGTGAAAACGGCTGTGACCTGCAGGCGGGAGGCGTCCGGCCCGTCTGGGTGGAAGTCAATATCCCCCCGTCTGCCAAACCCGGCGTGTACAAGGGAAAAGTAGTGGTTTCCGCTGAAAGCGGCTCTCCAGTGAGCATTCCCGTAATTCTGGAAGTGGCTCCGGAATTCCTGCCTGCCCCCTCCAACTGGCAGGTTCATCTGGACCTTTGGCAGCATCCGCAGGCTGTGGCCCGCTGGCATGATGTGGAGCCGTGGTCCCCGGAACATTTCGCGCTGATGAAGCCGGTGATGAAAAGGCTGGCGGACGCCGGGCAGAAGGCCATTACCTGTTCCCTCATTGATGAAGCCTGGAACGCCCAGACTTACGACTGGTTCCCCCCCCATGATCGAATGGATCAAGGGCAGAAACGGAACCATGCGCTGGAACTATGCCAACTTTGA
- the hisF gene encoding imidazole glycerol phosphate synthase subunit HisF → MLAKRIIPCLDVTDGRVVKGTNFVNLRDAGDPVECARAYDAQQADELVFLDITASSDGRATMVDVVRRTAACCFMPLTVGGGIRSVEDMREMLLAGADKVSLNTAAINRPDLINEGAAAFGSQCIVVAIDAKRQAPGKWGVSTHGGRRFVGLDAVEWAMEAERRGAGEILLTSMDADGAKTGYDIELTRTVSEAVRIPVIASGGAGNLDHMVEVLVEGKADAVLAASIFHFGEYTVPEAKTYFASRGIPVRPLAE, encoded by the coding sequence GTGCTGGCTAAAAGAATCATTCCGTGTCTGGACGTGACGGACGGCAGGGTCGTCAAGGGGACCAATTTCGTCAATTTGAGGGATGCCGGGGACCCGGTGGAATGCGCCAGGGCGTACGACGCCCAGCAGGCGGACGAGCTCGTTTTTCTGGACATTACCGCTTCTTCCGACGGCCGCGCTACCATGGTGGACGTCGTGCGCCGCACGGCTGCATGCTGTTTCATGCCGCTGACGGTAGGCGGCGGTATCCGTTCCGTGGAGGACATGCGGGAAATGCTCCTGGCTGGCGCGGACAAGGTGTCCCTGAATACGGCGGCCATCAACCGTCCGGATTTGATTAACGAAGGAGCGGCAGCATTCGGCAGCCAGTGCATCGTCGTCGCGATTGACGCCAAAAGGCAGGCACCCGGCAAATGGGGCGTTTCCACCCACGGCGGCCGTAGATTCGTGGGGCTGGATGCGGTGGAATGGGCCATGGAGGCGGAACGCCGCGGCGCCGGGGAAATCCTGCTTACCAGCATGGATGCTGACGGCGCCAAAACCGGGTATGACATTGAACTAACCCGCACCGTCAGCGAGGCGGTGCGCATTCCCGTAATCGCCAGCGGCGGGGCGGGTAATCTGGACCACATGGTGGAAGTGCTGGTGGAGGGAAAGGCGGATGCCGTGCTGGCGGCCTCCATCTTCCACTTCGGCGAGTATACGGTACCGGAAGCCAAAACCTACTTTGCTTCCAGGGGGATTCCGGTGCGACCCTTGGCGGAATAG
- a CDS encoding PEP-CTERM sorting domain-containing protein: MKKTLSMLIISAAAISAAQAAVTLVSGFSHFGQGETAVSDLGSKSLSLSLANATRNDDGTFTTNPANNTKTMLDVSSLGLSGATGGSGYTVNINFQKATDLNNQDSLFCASIGEANSNSLIGRYENGDKIGIANNGSSTGRPGSGLSGTAIDFNNPFSLTLSVQAEGAYTLFITQNGFAQALSWPSQKQSGTLNTLYLGSWATLPGYQSAATISGISFWEGAATQDDLAAIINVPEPATASLGLVGLGALFLHRRRK; this comes from the coding sequence ATGAAGAAAACACTCTCTATGCTGATCATCAGCGCCGCCGCAATTTCCGCCGCACAAGCGGCCGTTACTCTTGTTTCCGGATTTTCCCATTTCGGACAGGGAGAAACCGCAGTTTCCGATCTGGGTTCCAAATCTCTCTCCCTGTCACTTGCCAATGCCACCCGAAACGACGACGGGACTTTTACCACCAACCCTGCGAATAATACGAAAACGATGCTGGACGTATCTTCTCTGGGACTTTCCGGTGCGACCGGAGGCAGCGGGTACACTGTCAACATCAATTTTCAAAAGGCAACGGACCTCAACAATCAGGATTCCCTTTTTTGCGCTTCCATAGGAGAAGCCAACAGCAATTCCCTGATAGGGCGTTACGAAAATGGAGACAAGATTGGCATTGCCAACAACGGCAGCAGTACAGGCCGCCCCGGAAGCGGATTAAGCGGAACAGCCATTGACTTCAACAATCCTTTTTCCCTGACTCTTTCCGTCCAGGCGGAGGGTGCCTACACGCTGTTTATTACACAAAACGGCTTTGCTCAAGCCTTATCCTGGCCCAGCCAAAAACAATCCGGAACTTTGAACACGCTGTACCTCGGCTCCTGGGCTACTCTTCCCGGATACCAGTCTGCCGCAACGATATCCGGCATCAGCTTCTGGGAGGGAGCGGCAACCCAGGACGACCTGGCCGCCATCATCAATGTCCCGGAACCGGCAACCGCCTCCCTGGGCCTTGTGGGACTTGGCGCACTGTTCCTGCACCGCCGGAGGAAATAG
- a CDS encoding sialate O-acetylesterase: MKPTPFCRSLLYACLAAALISAAEAKTLQLYILTGQSNSLGAVKGSPASVEMLEQYKSDGSTKFWHNNFNKNTGNSVDYNPPPSSSWGSVAPQVCGTAASSYNCMGPEYGFAAVMERKGWSLGGPSSGNADMGIVKASLDGGGNSYWNKGTNAYNAVVETVMKACENALANNYDKVEIMGVMYLQGESNTAAESNNVANSLLTFLDNLQRDVAQEGVDVSRLTEHQAILGEQAKWNTTNVTNAETGDVTGGFNGNEGSSGTTREQQEALARANDQMGWVPTRDLAKITSGDSMGVHYDGKSQITIGARYAYEAARLAGYDVGTVRSGNYDAVLSSTEAWMNGKLPMDSVAVWDVASSAKDNMVSSAAGINATLYGIRIEDTYLNTITIRGVAADGSSAPSMQDGHLILGSGGIDIAAGKNLTIASALELQGTQQWDIAGGSTLSIRGNSSSGNHQLTFITGTGDVAIRNSTLVESPSGVARVEVNTYLSATAPAFTGSWFIGPGVEMTMNGTGSQTAGSGWGTGTVTLQGATVLAGWENAGNTWNNRFILEEGTLSSFGGSSNTAGKVLTLDGEISGKGTLAKTTNNTLVLAHANTYEGGTQVNGGALQLGNKGALGNGTAAVNVGGTLNLNHYNVSNIIRLAGGEVLNWGTAARVEIAHQVVWANQHLAGTLTLSDGSRILAGNSMTVGTGDGLTVGNFTVELSSMNLVEGGEGLAAIIMTGGTLNLLNGLTLDISGIANAADTMSFKIMDISGGTLEGLSSAEDFSMADAAHDWNVLDYDTSTGIVTLSVPEPSSALLGLLGMAALLTMRRRG, translated from the coding sequence ATGAAACCGACTCCCTTTTGCCGCAGCCTGCTGTACGCCTGTCTGGCGGCGGCTTTAATCAGCGCAGCGGAAGCCAAAACGCTCCAATTATATATCCTGACAGGGCAATCCAATTCCCTGGGAGCCGTCAAGGGTTCCCCGGCGTCCGTAGAGATGCTGGAGCAGTACAAGTCCGACGGAAGCACCAAATTCTGGCACAACAATTTCAACAAAAATACTGGCAATTCCGTGGATTACAATCCTCCACCCTCTTCCTCCTGGGGCTCCGTTGCTCCCCAGGTATGCGGAACGGCCGCCAGTTCTTACAACTGCATGGGGCCGGAGTATGGGTTCGCCGCCGTGATGGAGCGCAAGGGATGGTCCCTGGGCGGACCGTCCTCCGGCAATGCGGACATGGGGATCGTGAAAGCCTCCCTGGACGGAGGTGGCAATTCCTATTGGAACAAGGGTACGAACGCCTACAATGCGGTCGTGGAAACCGTCATGAAGGCCTGTGAAAACGCCCTGGCCAACAACTACGACAAGGTGGAGATCATGGGCGTGATGTACCTGCAGGGGGAATCCAACACAGCCGCCGAAAGCAATAATGTAGCCAATTCCTTGTTAACGTTTCTGGACAATTTGCAAAGGGATGTGGCACAGGAAGGGGTGGATGTCTCCCGGTTGACGGAGCACCAGGCCATACTGGGAGAACAAGCCAAGTGGAATACAACGAATGTCACCAATGCCGAAACGGGAGACGTCACCGGAGGATTCAACGGCAATGAAGGTTCCTCCGGAACGACCCGTGAACAGCAGGAGGCCCTGGCCCGGGCAAACGACCAGATGGGCTGGGTTCCCACACGGGACCTCGCCAAAATCACCTCCGGCGACAGCATGGGCGTTCATTACGACGGAAAGTCCCAGATTACGATCGGAGCCCGGTATGCCTATGAGGCGGCCAGACTGGCCGGCTATGACGTGGGCACGGTCCGTAGCGGAAATTACGACGCCGTCCTTTCCTCCACGGAGGCCTGGATGAACGGCAAATTGCCGATGGACAGCGTGGCCGTCTGGGACGTAGCCTCCTCCGCCAAGGATAATATGGTAAGTTCAGCCGCCGGAATCAACGCCACGCTTTACGGCATCAGGATTGAAGACACATACCTGAATACCATCACCATCCGTGGGGTAGCCGCTGATGGAAGTTCCGCGCCCTCCATGCAGGACGGCCATTTGATCCTGGGAAGCGGCGGCATCGACATCGCCGCCGGAAAAAACCTGACCATCGCCTCCGCACTGGAACTTCAGGGCACCCAGCAGTGGGACATTGCGGGAGGAAGCACCCTGTCCATCCGGGGAAACAGCTCCTCCGGCAACCACCAGCTCACGTTCATCACGGGAACGGGAGATGTCGCCATCCGCAATTCCACTCTGGTGGAAAGCCCTTCCGGCGTAGCACGGGTGGAGGTGAATACTTATCTCAGCGCGACCGCCCCCGCTTTCACGGGCAGCTGGTTCATCGGCCCCGGCGTTGAAATGACGATGAACGGAACCGGTTCCCAGACGGCGGGCTCCGGATGGGGAACCGGAACGGTAACCCTGCAGGGCGCTACCGTTCTTGCCGGCTGGGAAAATGCGGGCAATACATGGAACAACCGTTTTATTTTGGAGGAAGGTACCCTATCCTCTTTCGGCGGATCTTCCAATACCGCCGGGAAGGTTCTTACCCTGGACGGTGAAATTTCTGGAAAAGGGACGCTGGCCAAGACCACGAACAATACGTTGGTGCTGGCCCACGCCAATACGTATGAAGGAGGCACTCAGGTTAACGGAGGCGCGCTGCAACTGGGGAACAAGGGTGCCCTGGGCAATGGAACGGCAGCAGTCAACGTTGGAGGCACGCTGAACCTGAACCATTACAATGTTTCCAACATCATCCGCCTGGCCGGAGGAGAGGTGCTGAACTGGGGAACGGCGGCACGGGTGGAAATCGCCCACCAGGTTGTCTGGGCCAACCAGCATCTGGCAGGAACGCTCACCTTGTCCGACGGTTCCCGCATCCTGGCCGGCAATTCCATGACGGTCGGAACGGGCGACGGTCTGACGGTGGGAAACTTTACCGTGGAACTTTCATCCATGAACCTGGTAGAGGGAGGCGAAGGGCTGGCCGCCATCATCATGACGGGTGGAACCTTGAACCTGCTGAACGGATTGACGCTGGACATCAGCGGAATTGCGAATGCTGCGGATACCATGTCATTCAAGATAATGGACATTTCAGGGGGGACCCTGGAAGGGCTTTCCTCTGCGGAAGATTTTTCCATGGCAGACGCCGCCCATGACTGGAATGTGCTGGATTACGACACTTCCACAGGAATCGTAACGCTTTCCGTTCCCGAGCCGTCTTCAGCCCTGCTGGGACTCCTGGGCATGGCGGCCCTGCTGACCATGCGCCGCCGAGGGTGA
- a CDS encoding potassium transporter TrkG, translated as MTTTRSGFTKLAAICIAILLGSVIWELGWPLDRAEHEWARLIAAVATFGHLTGVVGSYLRKEINRPRPRLLVFQIVSCLLIFALIAREQQEDNFMRFTELSRLVITAGLIAIPTLMSLTRIFEWLLRKQKHGRPLMAPAMQFVASLGIVILSGTGLLLLPNSTYPGITLSFTDALFTSTSAVCVTGLNVVDFANVFTPLGEMFVLALIQIGGFGIMTFAYFVAMVAGQGFSLRDRVLLTDLLDEGNLGSVVSFITTIIVSTLLIELCGAVLLYFSWEGRDINLMGEPLWWHSLFHSVSAFCNAGFSTFPMNLMEPGIRLCHTGQAVIMTLIVCGGLGFGIYKELYARLVNRFTARHRRLRMQWTPYFKLVMITTGILLVGGTLAIFTVSAPQASEPLAQHFWNCLFDSVTARTAGFNISDYSRYLPAASLIMCGLMVVGGSPGGTAGGMRTTTCAIAGAEILRILQGREHVEFFRRRIDQRTVARCVITVVVSCAWIGCFTILICSLEPALSSLDIFFENCSAFATVGVSRGITPHLGDPSKYLLIINMLAGRVGLFAFLIALAGTPTPRHYRYPSVKIPLT; from the coding sequence ATGACAACCACGCGCTCGGGATTCACCAAACTTGCAGCTATCTGCATTGCCATCCTTCTGGGGTCGGTGATCTGGGAATTGGGCTGGCCCTTGGACCGGGCGGAACACGAATGGGCGCGCCTGATTGCCGCCGTAGCCACTTTCGGGCACTTGACGGGCGTCGTGGGTTCCTACCTCCGGAAAGAGATCAACCGGCCGCGGCCGCGGCTGCTTGTTTTCCAGATTGTCAGCTGCCTGCTGATTTTCGCCCTGATCGCGCGGGAACAGCAGGAAGACAATTTCATGCGTTTTACGGAGCTGTCCCGTCTGGTCATCACGGCGGGCCTGATCGCCATTCCCACATTGATGTCCCTGACCAGGATTTTTGAATGGTTGCTGCGCAAGCAGAAACACGGAAGGCCACTAATGGCTCCGGCCATGCAGTTTGTAGCTTCCCTGGGAATAGTCATTCTGTCCGGAACCGGATTGCTTCTGCTTCCCAATTCCACCTATCCCGGTATTACGCTGAGCTTTACGGACGCCCTATTCACCAGCACCAGCGCGGTTTGCGTTACGGGGCTGAACGTAGTTGACTTCGCCAATGTGTTTACACCGCTGGGAGAAATGTTCGTGCTGGCGCTGATCCAGATCGGAGGGTTCGGCATCATGACTTTCGCTTATTTTGTGGCCATGGTGGCCGGCCAGGGCTTTTCCCTGCGCGACCGCGTGTTGCTGACGGACCTGCTGGACGAGGGGAACCTGGGTTCCGTGGTTTCCTTCATCACCACCATCATCGTCAGCACCCTGCTTATCGAATTGTGCGGAGCCGTACTGCTCTATTTTTCCTGGGAGGGAAGGGACATTAACCTGATGGGGGAACCGCTGTGGTGGCATTCCCTTTTCCATTCCGTTTCCGCCTTCTGCAATGCGGGGTTTTCCACGTTCCCGATGAATTTGATGGAACCGGGTATCCGCCTGTGCCACACCGGGCAGGCGGTCATCATGACCCTGATTGTCTGCGGCGGCCTGGGATTCGGCATTTACAAGGAACTCTACGCCCGGCTGGTCAACCGCTTTACGGCCAGACACCGCCGCCTGCGCATGCAATGGACTCCCTATTTCAAGCTGGTGATGATCACCACCGGTATTCTTCTGGTCGGAGGAACACTGGCGATTTTCACTGTATCCGCCCCACAAGCCTCCGAACCACTGGCCCAGCATTTCTGGAATTGCCTTTTCGACAGCGTGACGGCGCGCACGGCCGGATTCAACATCAGCGATTACAGCCGCTACCTGCCCGCCGCCAGCCTGATCATGTGCGGGCTGATGGTTGTGGGCGGCAGCCCCGGAGGCACCGCGGGGGGCATGCGCACCACCACCTGCGCCATTGCGGGGGCCGAAATCCTGCGCATTCTCCAAGGCAGGGAGCATGTGGAGTTTTTCCGGCGCCGCATCGACCAGCGGACCGTAGCGCGGTGCGTGATCACCGTGGTGGTGTCCTGCGCGTGGATCGGTTGTTTTACCATTCTGATCTGCAGCCTGGAGCCAGCTCTGAGCTCCCTGGATATCTTCTTTGAAAATTGCAGCGCTTTTGCTACGGTAGGCGTGTCGCGGGGCATCACGCCCCATCTGGGCGACCCTTCCAAATACCTGCTTATCATCAACATGCTCGCCGGCCGCGTGGGGCTTTTCGCCTTTCTCATCGCCCTGGCTGGCACCCCCACCCCGCGGCATTACCGCTATCCATCCGTCAAAATCCCGCTAACCTGA
- a CDS encoding TrkA family potassium uptake protein yields the protein MRYTVIGLGQFGQELCTELSARNIEVVAVASSDEELEQVKDLVTYAVVTDYTNPAALRELELDDQSAVIVAIGDSFEENLLVVTHLQKMGVRYIYARVMSPVHEHILSQMNVYALINLSRVASKQLASQLESPEFLRVSPMDENHSIVEIAVPRIWVGKQLRDVGLRTEHHLNLLTVRRGEAQTPQGRREILSIPRIPVIGTPSPDLVFEDHDILVLFGKETNLIEFAQLSKGL from the coding sequence ATGAGATACACCGTTATCGGCCTGGGCCAGTTTGGACAGGAACTCTGCACAGAGCTTTCCGCCCGCAATATTGAAGTGGTGGCCGTCGCCTCCTCCGATGAAGAACTGGAGCAGGTCAAGGACCTGGTGACTTACGCCGTGGTGACGGATTATACCAATCCGGCCGCCCTGCGGGAACTGGAGCTGGACGACCAGTCCGCCGTGATTGTGGCCATCGGGGACAGTTTTGAAGAAAACCTTCTTGTCGTGACTCACCTCCAGAAAATGGGCGTGCGCTACATTTACGCACGCGTGATGAGCCCGGTGCACGAACATATTCTGAGCCAGATGAACGTTTACGCGCTCATCAACCTGTCGCGCGTGGCGTCCAAGCAGCTCGCCAGCCAGCTGGAGTCCCCCGAATTTCTGCGCGTTTCCCCCATGGATGAAAATCACAGCATTGTGGAAATAGCCGTGCCGCGCATCTGGGTGGGCAAGCAGCTCCGCGACGTGGGCCTGCGCACGGAACACCACCTCAATCTGCTCACCGTACGCCGCGGGGAGGCCCAAACGCCCCAGGGACGCCGTGAAATCCTTTCCATCCCGCGCATTCCCGTGATCGGCACCCCATCCCCGGACCTCGTGTTCGAGGACCACGACATTCTCGTGCTGTTTGGCAAGGAAACGAACCTGATCGAATTCGCCCAGCTTTCCAAGGGACTGTAG